CGACGAGCGCGAGCACGACCAAAGCGACGAGCACGAGGTAGTTCACGTACCGGGTGACGCTGTCGCCGACGCCGGCCCCGCGGTCGGCCGTCTCGGTCGGCTCACCGCGATCGACGGATTCGGTCGCGGCGCCGCCGTCCACGCTCGCGGTCGCTCCGGAGCCGGCCGGCGGCGCTTCGCGCTCCGTCGGTGCCGGCTCGGTGTCGCTCGATCCGTCCGCCGTCGGGATCGCGTCGTCGGTGTGCTCGGTCCGGTCGGTGTGATCGCTGTCGTCCGTCCGTTCAGTGTTGTCGGTGTCGTCGGTCATTGTCGGGTTCGCCTCCGTGCGAGCAGCGCGGCGCCGAGCAGCGCCACGACCGCGAGCGCCGGGCCGAACCCGGGCGCCCCGGTCGAGGTCTCGGTCGCCCTCGCCGCCTCGGTCGCTCGGTCGTCCGCCCCGTCGCCGCCGCCCTCGAAGTCGCCGACCTCGAACTCCACCTCGCGGGTGGTCTCGTTGGGCGAGATGGTCTCGGTCGGGTCGAGGTTCGCCACCGAGCGCGCGGTGTCGACGAGGACGCCGTCGCGGTACACCGCGGCGTCGACGTAGTAGTTGTACTCGCTCGGCACGGTCACCTCGGTCGTCGCGTCGGCGGTGCGGCCGGGGCCGATGTCGCTGACGGTCGTGGAGTCGCGCGCGGCGACGAGGTTCGACTCCGCCTGCCGGACGATGACTTCGACGCGCAGCTCTTCGCTCGACTCGGCGCCGCCGTTCGTCAGCGACGCCGCGACCGCCAGGGTGGTTCGGTTCGCCTCCTCGTCGACCGAGGCAACGGACACCGAAAGCGGCGGCACCGCCTCGCTCTCGGTGAAGCGGACCTCGGTGCCGAGCGCCTCCAGCCCGGAGACGCGCGTCCGGTCGCGGTCGACGACCTGCCCGTCGCGGAAGACGACCGTCTCGATCACGTAGCCGCCCTCGCGGGGCACCTCGATCGTCGCGTTCACCGGAACGCTCCGGTCGCCGGTCAACTCGTCCAGCTCGACCGTCCGCTCGGTCGTCAGGAGGCCGGATTCCGCGTCGTACGCGCGGTAGCGCACGGAGACGTTGTCCGTGGGGTTGCCGCGGTGGCCGATGCGGGTGTGGAGCGTCAGCGTCGCCGTCGCGCCGTCGACCTCTCCGGGTGCGATCGCCGGCGACTCGGCGATAGAGACGTGACCGGGACGGACCGGCCCGTCCGCGGTCGGGTCTGCGAGGACGCCGGGACCCACGGCGACCCCGAGGAGGGCGACGAGCAGGACGGCGACCGCGCCCGCGGTCAGCCGTCGTTCTCGTGACATGCGGCCGGGACTGCACAGGCGCGTGGTAAACCCTTTGTGCTGTCCCGATCCCGCACATTTCCCCGACCCGGTGGTCGCCGGTACCGTTTTGCGCCGTGCGCTCGGGAGTTCGATCATGCTGTACGTCCTGGCGACGAACTCGGTTCGAACCAGCGAGGTGCTGTGCGAGTACCTCCGCGACCGGCTCGCACCCGGCGACGCGGTCCACGCGGTCAACTCCCAGCGGGGCGGCGACCGGACGGATTCCGTCGAGATCAGGAACGGGGAGGACGCCCTCGCCGCCGTCGAGGACGCGCTCGGGGGTGTCGCGGACGTGACCGTCGAAACGCACCAGTTCGTGCGCGGCAACCCGCCCGCCGAGGACGTGCTCGCGTACGCCGACGACGTGGACGCCGACGAGTTCGTCATCGGGATCCGCGACCGCTCGCCGACGGCGAAGGTGGTCTTCGGCAGCGTCGCCCAGGACATCCTCCTCGGGTCGAACCTCCCGATGCGCGTCGTCCCCCGGGAACAGGTGTAGGAACGCCGATCCCCCGCCCGTCGCCCTCCGTCGACCGCGCGCTCGCGTTCGTGAGCCGGAGTCACACACCGGCGGGTGATTGAAGCGCCGGGACGGCGAGGTCCGGGGTATGCCCGGTCCCGTGTTCCGTCGCGGCGAGACGGTCGAGCTGCGGACGGTCGAGGAGGAGGACGCCGGTTTCCTGGCAGAGCTGGTCAACGACCCGCGGGTCCGCGCGGGGACCGCGATGGCGACCCCGGTCAGCGAGGCGGACGAACGAGAGTGGATCGACGCCGTCGGCGACGACGGCGGGGTGCACCTGCTCGCGTGCGTCGACGGCGACCCCGTCGGGATCGCCGGCGTGAACGCGCCGAACGGGACGTGGGGGGTGGCGGAACTCGGCTACCAGTTCGCGCCCGACGCCTGGGGGAACGGCTACGCCACCGATGCCGCCCGCGAGCTGTGCGCCCACGCCTTCGCGGAGCGACGCCTCCACAAGGTGTCCGCGAAGGTGTACGAGACGAACCCCGCCTCCGCGCGGGTCCTGGAGAAGGTCGGGTTCGTCGAGGAGGGCCGCCACCGCCGGGAGGCGTTCGTCGACGGCGAGCACGTCGACGTCAGGCGGTTCGGCCTGCTCGCCGACGAGTGGCGCAGCGAGGCCGACAGCCGATAGCGTTCGCGGCGGCCTT
This genomic stretch from Halobaculum roseum harbors:
- a CDS encoding DUF7490 domain-containing protein; the protein is MSRERRLTAGAVAVLLVALLGVAVGPGVLADPTADGPVRPGHVSIAESPAIAPGEVDGATATLTLHTRIGHRGNPTDNVSVRYRAYDAESGLLTTERTVELDELTGDRSVPVNATIEVPREGGYVIETVVFRDGQVVDRDRTRVSGLEALGTEVRFTESEAVPPLSVSVASVDEEANRTTLAVAASLTNGGAESSEELRVEVIVRQAESNLVAARDSTTVSDIGPGRTADATTEVTVPSEYNYYVDAAVYRDGVLVDTARSVANLDPTETISPNETTREVEFEVGDFEGGGDGADDRATEAARATETSTGAPGFGPALAVVALLGAALLARRRTRQ
- a CDS encoding universal stress protein, translating into MMLYVLATNSVRTSEVLCEYLRDRLAPGDAVHAVNSQRGGDRTDSVEIRNGEDALAAVEDALGGVADVTVETHQFVRGNPPAEDVLAYADDVDADEFVIGIRDRSPTAKVVFGSVAQDILLGSNLPMRVVPREQV
- a CDS encoding GNAT family N-acetyltransferase, whose amino-acid sequence is MPGPVFRRGETVELRTVEEEDAGFLAELVNDPRVRAGTAMATPVSEADEREWIDAVGDDGGVHLLACVDGDPVGIAGVNAPNGTWGVAELGYQFAPDAWGNGYATDAARELCAHAFAERRLHKVSAKVYETNPASARVLEKVGFVEEGRHRREAFVDGEHVDVRRFGLLADEWRSEADSR